In the Leptotrichia hongkongensis genome, one interval contains:
- a CDS encoding DeoR/GlpR family DNA-binding transcription regulator codes for MFLDERLEKILEILKNEKKVKVADLAVKFNVSEVIIRKNLKRLEQEGKLKRTHGGAILLKELAHSSTLEERVINRTKPKEIIARKIIENIQNGETIFFDITSINYIAAEYLANSQKEITLITNMPSITTHFNKNSKINIIMIGGEYNKEIGGNVGIEAINYIKKYNVDKAFVGSAGIDLEAGKVMNFEANDGNTKKEIMNISKKIFLATEYRKLGILGNYKFSNLSDFDVFICEKDKKDFLESYKKIFDKSEVEIL; via the coding sequence ATGTTTTTGGATGAAAGACTGGAAAAAATACTGGAAATTCTAAAAAATGAGAAAAAAGTAAAAGTTGCTGATTTGGCAGTAAAATTTAATGTTTCAGAAGTTATTATAAGAAAGAACCTAAAAAGGCTGGAGCAGGAAGGAAAACTTAAAAGAACCCATGGGGGAGCAATCTTGCTAAAGGAACTGGCACATTCCAGCACACTTGAAGAAAGAGTCATAAATAGAACAAAGCCAAAAGAAATTATCGCAAGAAAAATAATAGAAAATATTCAAAATGGGGAAACGATATTTTTTGATATTACAAGCATAAACTATATTGCGGCAGAATATCTTGCAAATTCTCAAAAAGAAATAACCCTTATTACAAATATGCCTAGCATAACAACACATTTTAATAAAAATTCGAAAATAAACATCATTATGATAGGTGGCGAATACAACAAGGAAATTGGTGGAAACGTAGGGATAGAGGCAATTAACTACATAAAAAAATACAATGTGGATAAAGCCTTTGTTGGAAGTGCAGGAATAGATTTGGAAGCTGGAAAAGTGATGAATTTTGAAGCAAACGATGGAAATACGAAAAAAGAAATAATGAATATTTCAAAAAAAATATTTTTAGCAACTGAATACAGAAAATTAGGGATTTTAGGAAATTATAAATTTAGTAATTTGTCTGATTTTGATGTATTTATTTGTGAAAAAGATAAAAAAGATTTTTTAGAAAGCTATAAAAAAATATTTGATAAATCCGAAGTGGAAATTTTATAG
- a CDS encoding transaldolase family protein, with amino-acid sequence MTEMQYFIDTANLESIKKISDIFPIAGVTTNPTIIAKEKRDFKDIINDIFDIIGRDKIVHAQAVGSTAEIMIKEVKLLHDTFGENLYTKIPVTPEGIKAIKNLAKDGHKITATGILSPQQIIMAAEAGAEYMAPYINRSDNIGENGIEIVKDAYKILEMTKKTDEEKLARYKRIFEPKILGASFKNVRQVHEAILAGSKSVTVAPDVFEKLIYHPYTDWSIDTFNSDWEKVYGQKTLLDLL; translated from the coding sequence ATGACAGAAATGCAATATTTTATTGATACGGCAAATTTGGAAAGTATAAAAAAAATCAGCGATATTTTTCCAATAGCAGGCGTAACTACAAATCCTACTATTATTGCCAAGGAAAAAAGAGATTTTAAAGATATTATAAATGATATTTTTGATATTATTGGAAGAGATAAAATTGTGCATGCACAGGCTGTGGGAAGTACTGCTGAAATAATGATAAAAGAAGTGAAACTTTTGCATGATACTTTTGGAGAAAATCTTTATACAAAAATCCCTGTAACGCCTGAAGGCATAAAAGCCATAAAAAATTTGGCAAAAGATGGTCATAAAATTACTGCAACAGGTATTTTGTCGCCTCAGCAGATAATTATGGCAGCTGAAGCAGGAGCAGAATATATGGCTCCATATATCAATCGTTCTGATAACATTGGAGAAAATGGAATTGAGATTGTAAAAGATGCATATAAAATCCTTGAAATGACCAAAAAAACTGATGAGGAAAAACTGGCACGGTACAAAAGAATTTTTGAGCCAAAAATATTAGGAGCTTCGTTTAAGAATGTAAGACAAGTTCATGAAGCTATTTTAGCTGGATCAAAATCTGTAACAGTCGCTCCAGACGTTTTTGAAAAATTAATTTATCATCCTTACACAGACTGGAGCATAGATACATTTAATTCAGACTGGGAAAAAGTTTATGGCCAAAAAACATTGCTTGATTTATTATGA
- a CDS encoding glycyl-radical enzyme activating protein: protein MRALVTDIERGATFDGPGIRTVVYFKGCPLRCLWCSNPETQKLENEFWDYDGSLYKGNKNPCSSCPAANSLKQVAKDMTLEEVFEIVMKDENFYRNSGGGVTLSGGEILVNSAFAIELFEKLKEEYINTAIETTGYGNYKDLENLAKLTDTVLFDIKHLNSQKHKEYTSVSNEIILENLTKLSKWHKKIIMRFPFIKGINDDEKNIRQTAEFLKNLNLLEVNILPYHTMGLEKYRKLGREYPMKTLEKHTQAELDNAVGIMKSYGLKAKLYG, encoded by the coding sequence ATGAGAGCATTGGTTACAGATATTGAAAGAGGAGCTACATTTGATGGACCAGGAATTAGAACAGTCGTCTATTTTAAAGGATGTCCACTTAGATGTCTGTGGTGTTCCAATCCTGAAACACAAAAATTGGAAAATGAATTTTGGGATTACGATGGCTCTCTTTACAAAGGAAATAAAAATCCATGTTCTAGCTGTCCTGCCGCAAATTCACTAAAACAAGTTGCAAAAGACATGACACTGGAAGAAGTATTTGAAATCGTTATGAAAGATGAAAACTTTTATAGAAATTCTGGTGGAGGTGTTACCTTGAGTGGCGGAGAAATACTTGTAAATTCAGCTTTTGCAATAGAACTTTTTGAAAAGTTAAAAGAAGAATATATTAACACGGCCATAGAAACGACAGGATATGGAAATTACAAGGATCTTGAAAATTTAGCAAAACTAACAGATACTGTATTATTTGACATAAAGCATTTAAATAGCCAAAAACATAAGGAATACACTTCTGTCTCAAATGAAATTATTTTAGAAAATCTTACAAAACTTTCAAAATGGCACAAAAAAATCATTATGCGATTTCCGTTTATAAAAGGAATTAATGATGACGAGAAAAATATTCGTCAAACAGCAGAATTCCTAAAAAATTTGAATCTTCTAGAAGTAAACATTCTACCCTATCATACAATGGGATTAGAAAAATATAGAAAACTAGGTCGTGAATATCCTATGAAAACATTGGAAAAACATACACAAGCGGAACTGGATAACGCTGTAGGCATAATGAAAAGTTACGGATTGAAAGCAAAATTATATGGATAA